In Streptomyces puniciscabiei, the genomic stretch CTGTCGATGACACCGGACCCGGCACGGCCAGCTCCGGAACGCAGCAGGACCCCGTCATGGACTTCCCGCTCGACACCGACGTTCGCCTGAAGCGACTCAACGGCGTCGTGGACGGCGGAGTGTGGTGGAACGTTCCGCTGCGTAACCCGACCGTGTCCGCGCGCCCGGACGTCACGGCCTCCTCGTCCGAAGCCGCAGACGGAGCCCGCAGCGGCCTGCACGTCCTCGCGGCCTCCCCTGGGGCGCTCCATGCCATGCAGCCGACGCTGTCTTCGGGAGTACTGTTCAACGACTTCCACCAGCAGCGTAAGGAACGCGTCTGTCTGCTCGGAAGCAGCGTTGCCCGACTGCTGAGGGTCACTCAGGTCGAGAACCGGCCGGCCGTGTTCATCAACGGAGCCGCGTACACCGTGCTGGGCGTGGTCGCTGACACGCAGCGTCTGCCCCAGAGCCTGCTCTCGGTCATCATCCCCGCGGACACGGCACTGGACGCCTACGGCGCTCCGGTGGACGACCCGGCCCAGGCACTCATCCGTACCCGGACCGGGGCGGCCGCGCTCATCGCCAAGCAGGCCCCCCTCGCCCTGCGGCCCGACCATCCCGGACTGCTCCGCGCCGTCCCGCCCGTCGATCCCCACGCACTACGCGACCAGGTCTCCACGGACATGTCCGGGCTCTTTCTGATCCTGGCCGCGATCTGCCTGGTCGTAGGGGCGGTCGGCATCGCCAACACCACACTCGTGGCTGTGCTGGAACGCACGGGAGAGATCGGTCTACGCAGGGCGCTGGGGGCCCGTCGCCGGCACATCACCGCCCAGTTCATCACCGAGTCCACCGCATTGGGTGCGCTCGGCGGGCTGACGGGCACGGTGACTGGCGTCGCGGTCGTCGTCGGCACGTCTCTCGCCCGCAACTGGACGGCTGTCCTGGAGCCGTACACCGTCTTGCCCGCACCGCTCATCGGTGTGGTCATCGGGTTCCTCGCCGGTCTCTATCCCGCCCTGCGAGCCGCACGGATCGAACCACTTGAGGCTCTCCGCCACTGAGCCGCCAGCACGCCACACCAGCCAACGACGAACACGGCAAGCGGGGGAGACATGGGGAAGCTACTTACCAGCCAGGCCCAGGTTGGCGCCGTCCCGCAGATCATCCAGCCCCTGGGCGATGACGGCCGCCGGGGCAAGGCACGCGTGACGGGTGCCCGCCGCGGTGGGACCGGTCGCACATCCCAGTTGGTCATATTGCTGAGCCGCCGTTTGAAGTCTTCGTGCGGTCGAAGTCAGGGTCGCAAAACCGGCGCGCCCGTCGATTTCACGCAGAGCCAGGCCTGCGGCACCGGACGTGGCGTCGGCCGCCGCCTGGCACTTGGCAGTGAACAGCTTGGACGACGACGTCGAGCAAGGGGAGTGCACACCGGACCCGAACTCCTCCTCCACCGCCGATATGCGGCGCTCGACGGCGCTCTTGACCTCCTCGGCAGCCAACGCCTTGGGGGATTGAGCCGGAACGGACTCCCGCGACGACGTGGGCGAGGTGACCGAGGGGCGCGGAGAGGACCCGCCATCGGAATTATCACACCCCGTAATAATTGCTGTCGCAATGCCCATTACGGCAACCAGGCGCAGCGCGTCCCATTTCATGTTCGCCTCCGTCTCGAAGAGCCAGCTCACCAATGCCGAACTGTAACGCATCGTCGTTGCAGTGCCGAAAATCCGACCGGCACTCTCATTGTGCCGGACGAAAACTCTTGACGTGCACATGCAAGTATGCCATTTTGTGTGCGTCGAGTGGACATGGAACGGAAAACCACGGAAAGGAATGCCTTGCGTACTCGAATTGCCTTCAGCGCGGTTGTCTTGGCCGCGTTTGCACTGCTTGGCGGAGCGCCATCAGCGCAGGCCCGGGGGAACGGGGACACGACAACGTGCGCTCACTACGACGGCACACTCTGCCTTTTCTATAACTCGAACCTGGGAGGGTCTCGCATTGGGATCTATGGCCAGGTTCCGAATTATGCAGTATGGGAACCCGCGTGCAGTTCGCAGGGGTGTCCGCAGTACTACTTTCTGACCAGCGGAAACGGCGAGTCGAAGCCCATGAAGAACGACGCCGCTTCTGTCTACAACGAGGCCAGCTGGGTGTACTGGGTGTACTACAACAGCGGCTACAGCGGCCCGCGCGATCAGTGGGACCCAGAAGGATACGGGACGTTCTTCGGGAACTTGAGCGCGACGTACAACCAAAACGCCTCACAGCTGGCGAACGCAGACCTGTGACTTTCTGCGTGAATTAACAGTAGCGAATCGTGAGGGTCGGATTCGCCGCTGTTGCTGACGTGAGCCAGCTCCGGCCGCGGCTGATATGCGCCCACCCATGATGCGACCTGCGCACAGCGGAAGAGGCACCTGCAGCGGTGCCGTCCATGTCTATTCCCATTCCGCAGGCGCCGCAGATCGGCATCGGCCGGCTGGTATCCCCCGAAAGGACAAAACAACACATCATGCGCTATCGGTCACGGCAGAGACGGAGGAGACGGTCATCCGCTGTGGTTGTCGCCGCAGCAACCGCGTTGATCGCTTCTACCTTCGCCACCAGCGCCGCAGAGGCGGCTATACCGAAACCGCCCAAGAATTCGGCACCACATGAGAACACCGCACACAAGAAGAAGCCCACGTCTTCGGCTGTCCCGCTGAAGGACCGTGACACGGTTCTCGGGAAGGGATGGAAGGCCTCCGCTGACCGGGCGGTGACTACGGCCGCCGACAGCGACGGATTCCATCTCCTTGTCGCCGACAGTACAACTGGCTACGCCTGGAAGACAGTTACGGTGCTGAGCGAACCTCAGCTTCCGGCCGACACATGGATCGGCAACAGCTGCGTCATGGATGACCACCACGCGGCCGTCGCCTACGCTCCCCGCACCTTCACCAACAAGCCGGACCTGATGATGGGCGGCGGGTTTACGGCGATCGTGAACCTGGACGACGGCAGCGTCACCAAACTGCCGTTCACCGCGTCGCTGGCGTACTTCGACCCGACGTGCAACCCGGCCACGCACACCGCTGTCTTCACCGCGCTCCGCGACACCAAGACGCGTCTGGTCACGGTGAGCACGAAGGGCGCCACTGTCGCGGACACCACGGCGAAGGGCGAGATCACCTCTGCCGTGCCCACCAAGGACGGTGTGGTCGCCGCCGCCGGAAACCGGCTCGTCCACGTCGACCGCAAGGGCAGGACGGCCAAGCTCACCGCCACGAAGCATGCTCCGTACGGCATCCGTGTGACAGGTGACGGCACGATCAGCTATGTCGACCGGACCGGTGACACCGACGCAAACGTACAGACGTACGCGCACGGCAAGAAGATGACCGTGGCGAGCGGCAGGCTCACCGCGATGAACCTGCGCCAGGGCACGGACGGTACGGTCTACCTCACCGGCAAGGCCAGCCACGGCAAGGGCTTCGCGGCCAGCGGCATCAAGGCGCTGGACGTCTCACCCGACGCGGATGTCTCCACCCGCGGACGCCTGGCCGTCGACCCGGTCGTCTCCCCGGCCGTGCAGGCAGGTGTCGCCCGCATCGAAAACGCTGGGCGTGGCTTCACCAAGTCCACGAGCAAGGAACCGGCAGCCGAGGTGACGCCCGGCCGCACCAGCCATGCGCTGACCATCACCAGCATGGTGCCGGGCACGGGCAAGCAAACGAAGCAGACGGCCGCCGAGCCCGGCAGCACCGCAGGCGGCAAGCCGTCGCCGGCGCTCACTGGCTCCTCGAAGCCACAGATGTCGACGATGAGCATGCTGACCACGTCCACCGACGATCCGCGGGCTCACGATCCGGTCGACACGGACGCCTGGTGCTCCGTTCCTCGTAACGACGTCGGCACCCAGGCCCTCCAGCCGACCCCGAACCAGGTCGAATGGGCCGTGGACATGGCCGTCAAGGGCAACCTGCGCTCCGGCTACCTCACCCAGGGCGGCTGGCGCTCGCAGACCGGGCTCGGCACCATCGACCCGCAGGGCCTGTTCAAGAAGCCCGACCTGATCACCGGCGGAAACATCCCGGCGCAGATCGAGTTGGGCATCCTGGCCCAGGAATCCAACCTGTGGCAGGCCGAATCCGGCTCCATCCCCGGGCAGATGGGCAGCCCGCTCGCGGCCGTCGACGGCTACTACGGACACCAGAGCGGCGGCACGCTCGCCGACTACTGGACCATCAACTGGAACAAGTCGGACTGCGGCTACGGTGTCGGCCAGGTCACCGACGGTATGCGCAAGGCCGGATACGAGAAGCCGGGCGAAACGTCCCTCCCGGTCAGCACGCAGCGCGCGATCGCTATCGACTACGCCACCAACATCGCCGCCTCGCTCTACATCCTCGCCGACAAGTGGAACGAGGTCCACCAGGCCGACCAGACGATCACGGTGAATAACGACAACCCGGCGAAGCCCGAGAACTGGTTCACCGCCGTGTGGAACTACAACCTCGGCTTCAACAAGAAGGCGGACGCGGGAACCAACGGCAACTGGGGCCTTGGCTGGTACAACAACCCCGCCAACCCCGTCTATCCCGCCTCCCGCAACGCGTTCATGAACACCGACATCGACCCGCTCGCCGCCAAGGACGCTGCCAAGCCTCAGCAGTGGCCGTACGAGGAGAAGGTGATGGGCTGGTCCGCCTGGTCCATCGACACCGGCTTCTCCTACGCCACCTCCGGCCGGCAGGACTGGCCGGGCGAGTCCGGTTTCTCCTCCGCCGGCTTCCGCCCCGCCTACTGGAACGGAGCGGACCTGCCCTATTACGTTCAAGGCAGCGCGCGCTACAACCGGGCCCACGTCTCGCCGCCGCTCGACACGTTCTGCAACACGAAGAACAACTGCGACACGGCCAACCCGCCCCACTGCCCCGACGCCGGCTGCTACGCCCAGTACTGGTGGCACGAGTCCAACGCCACCTGGAAGTCCGACTGTGCCACCACCTGCGGCTTCGAGAACATCAAGTACCAGAGCCTGATCAACGAGCCTGGCCGCGGCTACCGGCTCCAGCACGGCACACCCGTCTGCTCCGGTGCACCCTCAGGTGCGAAGGTCGTCCCTTCCGTCCCGGCAGGCACCAACACCTGGAGCGACTGCGGCACCACCACATCAGACGGCTCGTTCCAGTTCACCTTCTACCCCGACCCGTACGCGACCGGCCCGGGCCTGGGACAGTACGACGCCAAGGCGGACCTGCACCAGATCGGCGGCGGCTACCAGGGACACTTCTGGTACACCCACGAACGCGACGCCGACCACCTGGGCGGCGACGGCGGGCGCATGACCATCCTCGGTGACTGGAAGCTGAACTCGGCCATCCCCGGCAGCCAAGCCAAGGTCTACGTGCACATCCCCGACACTGGCGCGCAGACCTCCGACGCCACGTACACGGTCATTACACCGTTCGGCCCCAAGACCGAGATCATCGACCAGAACTCCCAGAGCAACAGCTGGGTTCTCCTCGGCGCCTACAACTTCAAGGACCAAGCGCCGGAGGTGCAGCTGTCAAACTCCGGTCCTCCCCCGAACGGTGCCGACAAGGACGTGGCCTACGACGCTGTCGCGTTCGTTCCCGGCGACTACAGCGGTATGCCAACCGACCTGACCTTCCACGATCCCGACCTCAACGCCGCGCAGCCCCCGGACGTCACCACCCCCACCGACCTCAGCATGAGCGTCATCAACGGAACCGGACCGGCCGGACCCTCCGCCACCTCCGCCGCCTCGGTCAAGGCGATCTCCACGGAACGACCGGACGGCTTCGTCTCCTGGTGCAACGACGAGCCCTTCAACCTCAAGCAACAGTGGATCAATCGAACGGAAGCCTGCCTCAAGGACCACGTCACTGTACTCATCGTCAATCAGGACCAGGCCATCATCGGCACCATGGAGTTCGACCTGCAGGCCGAAATCAAGGCCTACTACAACTCCGCGATATCAAACGCCCTGCTGAAACTCGTTCCTACGGCCGCCACCGGGGTGGGCGCCACAGCACCCGTCACCATCACCTCGTCCGGCACATGCTCCATCGACTGCACCACCACCAAGCAGATCTGGAACACGCCCGCGACCTGGGACTGGGCAGCGGGAGATCGACACGTCGGAGAAATCCAGATGGGTCTGACCTGGGGACAGTCCCGTTCAGTGGACGTCCTCGGCATGGCATGGGACCTCGGAGCCCTCGTTGCCGACGTTCCCTCCGACAACGCCGTCGCCATCAGCACCGACGGGTACTCCGAACTGCGCTGCGACACCACAGTCAGGACCACACCCGGCTGTATCTTCGACCACTACAAGCCGACGTACGTCATGAATTCCCAGAAGTTTCCGGCGGCAGCAGCTCATGCATGGCTGGTCCAGCACATGCTTCCTGACCACTTCGGGCTCAAGGGTCAAGGTGATCCGCTGACCTATCTCGGCGACGACGTGATGTCTCCGGTGAGGCCGGATATGACACAGAGCGATTACAATCGAGATGTCATAATGTGTCCGACCTCCTTCGAGCGTAACCAGGACGCCACGCTTTCACCCGAACTCGCCTCCAGCGGGACCGATACATCGAGCTGTGACGAGTTCGCCTTTGCCAAGACGTACCAGAGTGCCGGCACGCCCCCGTCTCTGGGCGGCACCAATCCTGTCGGCTCCGGTGACGAATGCCTTCAGACCTACGCAAAGAAGGACGATGACGGTCTGTGGCGACTCCATGTCGACCTGCGCTACCCCCTCCCAACGTGGAAGGAACACTGCGGTCGCTCCAGCATGTCCAACAATCAGAACACCCAGTCCATGGCCTTGTTCCCTGACTTCCGACTGAAGAACCGGATCATTGACCATGACGACTACTGGCTTGATGTAGCCAAGCCGAACTGATCCTGACAGCGAAGAGATCCGGTGAGGCCGCATTCCGCCTCACCGGATCTATCCTGTCGACCGTCAACTCGACCAGGCAATCCGTCCATCGGCGACGAAGAATCGCTTGTACTCCATGGACGTACCGGGAGCCTCACCCCTCTCCAGCAAATCAGCAAAGGGACGGAGAAAATCAGTGAGCGACGGCAAGTAAGAGCTCGGGTAGTCGCCCTCTCTGAACTTCAGGAGAGGTGACGGATCATAAGAGGTCTGCGCATCCAAGATGATTCCGTAAGGCCCGTCACTTTTCGCCGCAACGGGGATCCACCACGGCTTCCAGTAGTCGTCATCCTGGATATCTCCAGCGATATGCAGGTAATCAGCATACTGATCAGCTATTTCCTGACAGCCAAGGAACCTCATTCCGTCGGGGAAGATCACGGAGTCGCGGTGAGGACGGAGGGCGATTCCCCCGCCGGGAAGGGACTCCCGTACATCCTTTGCGGTGCTTCCGTTGTTCACACGTAGCCACGCCTCAAGAGCTTGCGGGATTTCGCATCTCAGACGCCGCTTCAGGGTCGCGATCTCCTCGTCCGAAGCCCCTGGCTGAAGCGCCTCCGCGCTGACCGGAGCGTGCTCCCGCAGCCACCCTGCGATGCGCCGCCACGCCGAAACGACTTCGTTCACTTCTGACATAGCATCGAACTCCTTTCTGCTGCATTTTGCCGAAAACACCTATTCTGTCGGGTGAAGCTTCGGCGCAGGAACTCTACGAGATTATTCGCAGCTTCGAATGTTCTACCACGAACCTTCCGCGTTCGCGGTTCCAACCTCATGGCGACCCTCCACAAAGGACTGCCGGCCGAGCCTTGACGTGTCGTCCGCACAGCGGAGAAGCCGGAAAGCCACCTCGGGTGCTGGGTCCGTCGCCCCGTTCACGGAGCAGCCGAGTCCGGCCCGCGGTCATCCGCAGACGCCGGCACAGCCGGGCGGCCGGACGTCCGCCGAGCTCGATCGCGATCGACCGCAGCCAGCCCGGTGCTGGAGCGGCAGTGCCGCTCGGACAGGCCCGGAACCTGCTCAACGAACGTCTTGCGGGCACAGCTCTTCCGGTCGCAGACGTACCGGCGCACCCGCAGCCGGACTACGACCTGGCGAGGACCCAACGGCCGCTCGTCCAGGATGCGTTGGTACGTACTGTGTACGCGCCTCGCCTGCTTCCGGCAGTCCGGGCACCGGCCTCCACCGATTCCGGCACTGCGGATCTTGTCGGGAGCCATGGGGATGGCGATGTCCGCGAAGATCTGCGACAGGTGCTTCGCGGTCCGATGTCGGTGCTCCTGCGCGTCCCCTTCGGCGGCGGCCCACGCTTTCTCCGCGCTGTCAGCCCCCTGGGACGACGCCACCGCCTTCTTCTCCAGTTCGGCGATCTGAACGAGTTCCTGGCGCCGTGCCTTGACCGCTTCCAGCCTCGCCCGCGCCTCACTTTCGGCCGCACGGGCATGAGCTTGCGCTGCCTCGCGCGGAGCGATCTCCTGTGCCCTGTACGCGGAGGCCCGGCCGGCCAGCCGCTGCGCGTCCTGCTCGGCCTTGCGTCTGGCGTCGACCGCCTTCTGCGCGATGCGCTGGGCATCGCGCAGCTCTGAGTCCGCCGCCGTTGCGGCCTGACCACCACGCCCCTGTATGAGATCGAGCCCAGCGAGGGCGACGACGGCACCATGCACCCAGTCGAACAGCTGTGGACGCCCTGCGCCGATGGCGCGGCCGATGACGGGTTCATCGCCCACCGCGGCGCTGGGCCACGCTCGCCGGCGAGAACTGGTCCGAGTCCTTGTCATCGCTGACGTGACCGGACTGAGGCTCGGCGCCGTCGGGGCTACCGGGGTCGCAGGGCGTGGAGATCCGGCAGATGGCGTTCGCCGACGTGGGGCAGGGTGGTCTTCCGTCCTTGGCTATCGCACAGACGTACGCGCTGCCTCGGTGGGGACGAGTCCGTCTCCACGACGATGTCCTGGATGTCGGGCCAGACCCACTTCCGCACCCCGGGTGGTCTACTTGGCGGCCCAGCAGCCCAAATTGTTCCGGTTCCTCTCCGCCGCCCGGCGCGGCGCGTCCGGCGATCCCAGCAGACCGTACGGCAGATACCCGGACCGGACGCCGAGTTCCCACCCATGGACCTGGACGGCGAGGCAGGCCAGGGCGAGGGTGCCGAGGGGGAGGAGGGACCGGGGCGCGGGATCACTCGTATCGGCCTCGACGCTCTCCCGGTACGCGACCAGCCGGGCGACGAGGGCGTCCTCGAAGGCGTGCTGGTCGTCGTCGAGGAGTACGCGGAGCAGCCGCTGGTCCGCGCTCAGCGCGTCGCCGACCTCGTCGAGCCGCCGGGCGGCCTCCGTGCGCTCCCCGGCGTCCGGCTTGCGCAGCGGAACCGTAGGCCAGTCGCGGGGCAGATGCCCGGCCTCCTCGGTGAGATAGGGGCACAGGGCGTCCATGGCGGCGAGGTCGGCGGGGTCGGAGACGGAGGTGTACCGGTTGTAGGGCACGCCGTCACGGATGGCGGGCGCGT encodes the following:
- a CDS encoding ABC transporter permease, translated to MLGTVLGVGSFVAVLGLTSTAAGQIGASFSMLQNTTVTVDDTGPGTASSGTQQDPVMDFPLDTDVRLKRLNGVVDGGVWWNVPLRNPTVSARPDVTASSSEAADGARSGLHVLAASPGALHAMQPTLSSGVLFNDFHQQRKERVCLLGSSVARLLRVTQVENRPAVFINGAAYTVLGVVADTQRLPQSLLSVIIPADTALDAYGAPVDDPAQALIRTRTGAAALIAKQAPLALRPDHPGLLRAVPPVDPHALRDQVSTDMSGLFLILAAICLVVGAVGIANTTLVAVLERTGEIGLRRALGARRRHITAQFITESTALGALGGLTGTVTGVAVVVGTSLARNWTAVLEPYTVLPAPLIGVVIGFLAGLYPALRAARIEPLEALRH
- a CDS encoding peptidase inhibitor family I36 protein, with protein sequence MERKTTERNALRTRIAFSAVVLAAFALLGGAPSAQARGNGDTTTCAHYDGTLCLFYNSNLGGSRIGIYGQVPNYAVWEPACSSQGCPQYYFLTSGNGESKPMKNDAASVYNEASWVYWVYYNSGYSGPRDQWDPEGYGTFFGNLSATYNQNASQLANADL
- a CDS encoding Tat pathway signal protein; amino-acid sequence: MSIPIPQAPQIGIGRLVSPERTKQHIMRYRSRQRRRRRSSAVVVAAATALIASTFATSAAEAAIPKPPKNSAPHENTAHKKKPTSSAVPLKDRDTVLGKGWKASADRAVTTAADSDGFHLLVADSTTGYAWKTVTVLSEPQLPADTWIGNSCVMDDHHAAVAYAPRTFTNKPDLMMGGGFTAIVNLDDGSVTKLPFTASLAYFDPTCNPATHTAVFTALRDTKTRLVTVSTKGATVADTTAKGEITSAVPTKDGVVAAAGNRLVHVDRKGRTAKLTATKHAPYGIRVTGDGTISYVDRTGDTDANVQTYAHGKKMTVASGRLTAMNLRQGTDGTVYLTGKASHGKGFAASGIKALDVSPDADVSTRGRLAVDPVVSPAVQAGVARIENAGRGFTKSTSKEPAAEVTPGRTSHALTITSMVPGTGKQTKQTAAEPGSTAGGKPSPALTGSSKPQMSTMSMLTTSTDDPRAHDPVDTDAWCSVPRNDVGTQALQPTPNQVEWAVDMAVKGNLRSGYLTQGGWRSQTGLGTIDPQGLFKKPDLITGGNIPAQIELGILAQESNLWQAESGSIPGQMGSPLAAVDGYYGHQSGGTLADYWTINWNKSDCGYGVGQVTDGMRKAGYEKPGETSLPVSTQRAIAIDYATNIAASLYILADKWNEVHQADQTITVNNDNPAKPENWFTAVWNYNLGFNKKADAGTNGNWGLGWYNNPANPVYPASRNAFMNTDIDPLAAKDAAKPQQWPYEEKVMGWSAWSIDTGFSYATSGRQDWPGESGFSSAGFRPAYWNGADLPYYVQGSARYNRAHVSPPLDTFCNTKNNCDTANPPHCPDAGCYAQYWWHESNATWKSDCATTCGFENIKYQSLINEPGRGYRLQHGTPVCSGAPSGAKVVPSVPAGTNTWSDCGTTTSDGSFQFTFYPDPYATGPGLGQYDAKADLHQIGGGYQGHFWYTHERDADHLGGDGGRMTILGDWKLNSAIPGSQAKVYVHIPDTGAQTSDATYTVITPFGPKTEIIDQNSQSNSWVLLGAYNFKDQAPEVQLSNSGPPPNGADKDVAYDAVAFVPGDYSGMPTDLTFHDPDLNAAQPPDVTTPTDLSMSVINGTGPAGPSATSAASVKAISTERPDGFVSWCNDEPFNLKQQWINRTEACLKDHVTVLIVNQDQAIIGTMEFDLQAEIKAYYNSAISNALLKLVPTAATGVGATAPVTITSSGTCSIDCTTTKQIWNTPATWDWAAGDRHVGEIQMGLTWGQSRSVDVLGMAWDLGALVADVPSDNAVAISTDGYSELRCDTTVRTTPGCIFDHYKPTYVMNSQKFPAAAAHAWLVQHMLPDHFGLKGQGDPLTYLGDDVMSPVRPDMTQSDYNRDVIMCPTSFERNQDATLSPELASSGTDTSSCDEFAFAKTYQSAGTPPSLGGTNPVGSGDECLQTYAKKDDDGLWRLHVDLRYPLPTWKEHCGRSSMSNNQNTQSMALFPDFRLKNRIIDHDDYWLDVAKPN
- a CDS encoding SMI1/KNR4 family protein; protein product: MSEVNEVVSAWRRIAGWLREHAPVSAEALQPGASDEEIATLKRRLRCEIPQALEAWLRVNNGSTAKDVRESLPGGGIALRPHRDSVIFPDGMRFLGCQEIADQYADYLHIAGDIQDDDYWKPWWIPVAAKSDGPYGIILDAQTSYDPSPLLKFREGDYPSSYLPSLTDFLRPFADLLERGEAPGTSMEYKRFFVADGRIAWSS
- a CDS encoding immunity 49 family protein, whose translation is MRTVTCHQVGEQRLAEALDDIDGRAYRRWHSLRYGSISPTLIRAMADELLDHLAARTVTEPGLDAATGTVAVTAAECVHGVLSIMCFPNGDQELRFPLIGERISTDPDDDEFGDGPITFRDVVKEAPTARTWLDMFEMCVVSGHVWDWERVTGLLLRGDYAPAIRDGVPYNRYTSVSDPADLAAMDALCPYLTEEAGHLPRDWPTVPLRKPDAGERTEAARRLDEVGDALSADQRLLRVLLDDDQHAFEDALVARLVAYRESVEADTSDPAPRSLLPLGTLALACLAVQVHGWELGVRSGYLPYGLLGSPDAPRRAAERNRNNLGCWAAK